The proteins below come from a single Mytilus edulis chromosome 5, xbMytEdul2.2, whole genome shotgun sequence genomic window:
- the LOC139524525 gene encoding small conductance calcium-activated potassium channel protein 2-like isoform X1, whose protein sequence is MDLPFRQKLSRVCTIMENAGIPLVKSDFQYTRYVSTDELVDVQSMNSFKIMDEKNNLGFRLRHRKELISHRSKVVDASFVLSLVGIICNVFHYELVLGDVIIYDGAASTVLRIITTITTCFLVISIIMYNLIGIRLQLVTTGLDNWKLVINSNIVVKTVLETIICSIHPIPYGNFTTPMLVLIPETFIYETHQVPINAILSVLMFLRIYILGRFLVVHSGLFRDTTVQSLGTLSKVNINAKFVFKALMSTMPGTILTGILVTTLIVNSWGVRICEYYSFENSDVKSPAGSYLSAVWLIAVTFLTLGYGDIVPYSVCGKIFAITTGMMGVGIMALCVAVLAKKLEQTRSEKYVHTFVQQIHMDKIRRNAAADVVKQSMLLWRLRKMGYKHTSTDIIRHRRKLISAIREMNKSSDEKYRLRDNVVGTVEIAKGVTEVCDMVEIIKDNQDTVNKRLENLETSSANIQKQLYEIRNLLRTNLR, encoded by the exons ATGGACCTTCCCTTCCGCCAG aaattgtCCAGAGTTTGCACCATAATGGAAAATGCTGGAATACCACTAGTTAAGTCAGATTTTCAGTACACACGCTACGTTAGTACAGATGAACTAGTTGATGTCCAATCTATGAATAGTTTCAAGATCATGGATGAAAAGAATAATTTAGGATTTAGACTTCGTCATAGAAAGGAATTGATAAGCCACAGATCAAAAGTGGTCGATGCGTCGTTTGTTCTTAGTCTTGTAGGAATTATATGTAATGTGTTCCATTACGAGCTAGTTTTAGGAGATGTAATAATATACGACGGGGCAGCATCTACCGTTTTACGGATAATTACCACTATAACAACATGTTTTCTGGTGATTTCAATCATTATGTACAATTTGATTGGCATACGACTACAACTGGTGACCACAGGTCTTGACAACTGGAAGTTAGTCATTAATTCCAATATTGTTGTGAAAACAGTGCTAGAAACGATTATCTGTTCTATACATCCAATTCCATATGGAAATTTTACCACGCCAATGCTGGTATTAATCCcagaaacatttatttatgaaacaCATCAAGTACCAATTAATGCAATTTTATCAGTACTGATGTTTCTACGTATTTACATCTTAGGAAGATTTCTGGTTGTACACAGTGGTCTTTTCAGGGACACTACTGTTCAAAGTTTAGGGACACTCAGTAAAGTCAATATAAATGcaaaatttgtatttaaagcTTTGATGTCAACCATGCCCGGGACCATTCTGACCGGTATATTAGTAACGACGCTGATCGTCAATAGCTGGGGCGTTAGGATATGCGAatattattcatttgaaaattctgACGTCAAATCTCCTGCAGGTAGCTATCTTAGCGCTGTATGGTTAATAGCAGTAACCTTTCTTACATTAGGTTATGGTGATATTGTTCCTTATAGCGTTTGTGGCAAAATATTTGCCATCACAACCGGAATGATGGGCGTCGGTATTATGGCTCTGTGCGTTGCCGTATTGGCGAAAAAACTTGAACAAACACGTTCCGAGAAGTACGTACATACATTTGTCCAGCAGATCCATATGGACAAAATTCGTCGTAATGCTGCAGCTGATGTCGTTAAGCAGTCAATGTTGTTATGGCGTCTTCGCAAAATGGGCTATAAGCATACTAGCACCGATATAATTCGTCATCGCAGGAAATTAATTTCCGCCATCCGCGAAATGAATAAGTCCAGTGACGAAAAGTATAGATTGCGCGATAATGTCGTTGGCACTGTGGAAATTGCCAAAGGAGTAACAGAAGTATGTGATATGGTTGAAATTATTAAAGACAATCAGGACACCGTAAATAAAAGGCTTGAAAATCTGGAAACTTCATCCGCCAATATACAAAAACAACTGTATGAAATTCGCAATTTACTTCGAACAAATTTAAGATGA
- the LOC139524525 gene encoding small conductance calcium-activated potassium channel protein 2-like isoform X2 produces the protein MENAGIPLVKSDFQYTRYVSTDELVDVQSMNSFKIMDEKNNLGFRLRHRKELISHRSKVVDASFVLSLVGIICNVFHYELVLGDVIIYDGAASTVLRIITTITTCFLVISIIMYNLIGIRLQLVTTGLDNWKLVINSNIVVKTVLETIICSIHPIPYGNFTTPMLVLIPETFIYETHQVPINAILSVLMFLRIYILGRFLVVHSGLFRDTTVQSLGTLSKVNINAKFVFKALMSTMPGTILTGILVTTLIVNSWGVRICEYYSFENSDVKSPAGSYLSAVWLIAVTFLTLGYGDIVPYSVCGKIFAITTGMMGVGIMALCVAVLAKKLEQTRSEKYVHTFVQQIHMDKIRRNAAADVVKQSMLLWRLRKMGYKHTSTDIIRHRRKLISAIREMNKSSDEKYRLRDNVVGTVEIAKGVTEVCDMVEIIKDNQDTVNKRLENLETSSANIQKQLYEIRNLLRTNLR, from the coding sequence ATGGAAAATGCTGGAATACCACTAGTTAAGTCAGATTTTCAGTACACACGCTACGTTAGTACAGATGAACTAGTTGATGTCCAATCTATGAATAGTTTCAAGATCATGGATGAAAAGAATAATTTAGGATTTAGACTTCGTCATAGAAAGGAATTGATAAGCCACAGATCAAAAGTGGTCGATGCGTCGTTTGTTCTTAGTCTTGTAGGAATTATATGTAATGTGTTCCATTACGAGCTAGTTTTAGGAGATGTAATAATATACGACGGGGCAGCATCTACCGTTTTACGGATAATTACCACTATAACAACATGTTTTCTGGTGATTTCAATCATTATGTACAATTTGATTGGCATACGACTACAACTGGTGACCACAGGTCTTGACAACTGGAAGTTAGTCATTAATTCCAATATTGTTGTGAAAACAGTGCTAGAAACGATTATCTGTTCTATACATCCAATTCCATATGGAAATTTTACCACGCCAATGCTGGTATTAATCCcagaaacatttatttatgaaacaCATCAAGTACCAATTAATGCAATTTTATCAGTACTGATGTTTCTACGTATTTACATCTTAGGAAGATTTCTGGTTGTACACAGTGGTCTTTTCAGGGACACTACTGTTCAAAGTTTAGGGACACTCAGTAAAGTCAATATAAATGcaaaatttgtatttaaagcTTTGATGTCAACCATGCCCGGGACCATTCTGACCGGTATATTAGTAACGACGCTGATCGTCAATAGCTGGGGCGTTAGGATATGCGAatattattcatttgaaaattctgACGTCAAATCTCCTGCAGGTAGCTATCTTAGCGCTGTATGGTTAATAGCAGTAACCTTTCTTACATTAGGTTATGGTGATATTGTTCCTTATAGCGTTTGTGGCAAAATATTTGCCATCACAACCGGAATGATGGGCGTCGGTATTATGGCTCTGTGCGTTGCCGTATTGGCGAAAAAACTTGAACAAACACGTTCCGAGAAGTACGTACATACATTTGTCCAGCAGATCCATATGGACAAAATTCGTCGTAATGCTGCAGCTGATGTCGTTAAGCAGTCAATGTTGTTATGGCGTCTTCGCAAAATGGGCTATAAGCATACTAGCACCGATATAATTCGTCATCGCAGGAAATTAATTTCCGCCATCCGCGAAATGAATAAGTCCAGTGACGAAAAGTATAGATTGCGCGATAATGTCGTTGGCACTGTGGAAATTGCCAAAGGAGTAACAGAAGTATGTGATATGGTTGAAATTATTAAAGACAATCAGGACACCGTAAATAAAAGGCTTGAAAATCTGGAAACTTCATCCGCCAATATACAAAAACAACTGTATGAAATTCGCAATTTACTTCGAACAAATTTAAGATGA